One Miscanthus floridulus cultivar M001 chromosome 11, ASM1932011v1, whole genome shotgun sequence DNA window includes the following coding sequences:
- the LOC136492215 gene encoding protein TORNADO 2-like yields the protein MALNYMGVAAINVVPALLSIPVIAAGIWLSTQADNACVQILQWPVIALGVAVLAVGLAGFVAAFWRLPWLLLANLVAMFVVVVALACLAVFVFAVTMGSSGHRVPSREFLEYDLDDYSNGVSERGFVRK from the exons ATGGCGCTCAACTACATGGGCGTCGCCGCCATCAACGTCGTGCCCGCGCTGCTGTCAATCCCCGTGATCGCCGCCGGCATCTGGCTGTCGACGCAGGCCGACAACGCCTGCGTCCAGATCCTCCAGTGGCCAGTGATTGCCCTCGGCGTGGCTGTCCTCGCGGTCGGCCTCGCGGGCTTCGTGGCCGCCTTCTGGCGCCTGCCGTGGCTCCTCCTCGCCAACCTCGTGGCCATGTTTGTCGTCGTCGTGGCGCTGGCCTGCCTCGCCGTCTTCGTCTTCGCGGTGACCATGGGCTCGTCGGGCCACCGGGTGCCGAGCCGGGAGTTCCTCGAGTACGACCTGGACGACTACTCGAACGGCGTTTCCGAGCGTGGCTTcgtccgc AAGTAA